One genomic region from Prunus persica cultivar Lovell chromosome G3, Prunus_persica_NCBIv2, whole genome shotgun sequence encodes:
- the LOC18782513 gene encoding uncharacterized protein LOC18782513 — translation MDHYDLHRQRRDLKHKGRNVVWSLAMDKCLIDALAVQARNGNKIDKCFNENAYTAACIAVNSRFNLNLNNQKVINRLKTIKKRYKAMKDMLSQDGFRWNPSTKMIECDNEELWKRYIAAHPDARGIQGKQIEMYDELKIVCGNYQAPSRWAKMKDGGHPSDMKNCEDDSASFLSPSSDDLSETDGTESYSGPDEYTKMPDGSQDPPLIQPLRQLPKRPRGSEALQDAMMAVASSIRRLADAMEQSKYSIDASELLQAVMEIDGLEEARQMYAFEYLNADPVKARAFMAYNAQMRKLYLFRQFWWWK, via the exons ATGGATCATTATGACCTCCATAGGCAGAGAAGGGATTTGAAGCACAAAGGAAGGAACGTTGTTTGGTCACTTGCAATGGATAAGTGTTTAATTGATGCCCTTGCTGTTCAAGCTAGAAACGGAAACAAAATTGACAAGTGCTTTAATGAAAATGCCTACACTGCTGCTTGTATTGCTGTGAACTCTCGTTTTAACTTAAATTTAAACAATCAAAAAGTCATTAATCGTCTTAAGACCATAAAGAAGAGGTATAAGGCAATGAAGGATATGCTTAGTCAAGATGGTTTCAGGTGGAATCCGAGTACAAAGATGATTGAGTGTGACAATGAAGAGCTTTGGAAGAGATACATCGCA gCACACCCTGACGCAAGAGGGATTCAAGGGAAGCAGATAGAGATGTATGATGAACTAAAAATTGTATGTGGAAATTATCAAGCCCCTAGTCGCTGGGCTAAGATGAAGGATGGAGGCCATCCAAGTGACATGAAGAATTGTGAAGATGATTCTGCCTCATTTCTTTCTCCAAGCTCCGATGACCTAAGTGAGACAGATGGAACAGAGTCATATAGTGGACCAGATGAGTATACCAAGATGCCAGATGGTAGTCAAGACCCCCCTCTGATCCAGCCCCTTAGACAACTTCCAAAACGCCCTCGTGGCTCAGAAGCCCTTCAGGATGCAATGATGGCTGTGGCATCAAGCATTCGTCGCTTGGCTGATGCAATGGAGCAAAGCAAATACTCTATTGATGCCTCTGAACTACTACAGGCTGTGATGGAAATTGATGGTTTGGAAGAGGCAAGGCAGATGTATGCATTTGAGTATTTGAATGCTGACCCAGTCAAAGCTCGAGCTTTCATGGCATACAATGCTCAAATGAGAAAATTATACTTATTTAGACAGTTCTGGTGGTGGAAGTAA
- the LOC18783475 gene encoding cytochrome c oxidase assembly protein COX11, mitochondrial: MSWSRVCKRALPLSPYFKNSQHFPCESRCIPSYNFIGGSSSSAYQRHFSHYRTIWGFKLGSFEKCGQLPSLASQSLLRIQRPYSSQATAQQKSRKMLLYLTGLVFAMVASTYAAVPLYRRFCQATGYGGTVQRRESVEQKIARHTKDGTVTTREIVVQFNADVADGMQWKFIPTQREIRVKPGESALAFYTAENRSSIPIVGVSTYNVTPMKAAVYFNKIQCFCFEEQRLLPGEQIDMPVFFYIDPEFETDPRMDGINNIILSYTFFKVSE, from the exons ATGTCATGGTCAAGGGTTTGCAAAAGAGCCCTTCCGCTCTCGCCTTACTTCAAGAACTCACAGCATTTCCCTTGTGAATCCAG ATGCATACCCAGTTATAATTTCATTGGAGGTAGTAGTAGCAGTGCATATCAGAGGCATTTTAGCCATTACAGGACTATTTGGGGCTTCAAGCTCGGCTCTTTTGAAAAGTGCGGTCAGCTTCCATCATTGGCTTCTCAATCTTTGTTGAGAATCCAGCGACCCTATTCTTCTCAGGCTACCGCACAACAGAAATCACGCAAGATGCTGTTGTACCTTACGGGTTTGGTTTTTGCAATGGTGGCAAGCACTTATGCAGCTGTTCCTCTCTACAGAAGATTCTGCCAAGCTACTGGGTATGGAGGCACTGTCCAACGCCGTGAG AGTGTTGAGCAGAAGATTGCTCGGCATACTAAGGATGGCACAGTCACTACTAG GGAGATTGTGGTGCAGTTCAATGCTGATGTGGCTGATGGAATGCAATGGAAGTTTATTCCTACACAAAGAGAG ATAAGGGTCAAACCTGGAGAAAGTGCACTTGCTTTTTATACCGCTGAAAATCGAAGTTCAATTCCAATAGTTGGTGTCTCTACGTATAATGTTACCCCTATGAAG gcTGCAGTTTACTTCAATAAAATACAGTGTTTTTGCTTCGAGGAGCAGCGCCTTCTTCCTGGGGAGCAGATTGACATGCCT GTGTTCTTTTATATCGACCCTGAGTTTGAAACGGATCCAAGAATGGATGGCATCAATAACATAATTTTGTCCTACACATTTTTCAAGGTTTCAGAGTAA
- the LOC18782266 gene encoding WAT1-related protein At5g40230 isoform X2: MSSSSTLITGLPSFNLSLLSKIFLLGLIGFLADICGYKGLNYSSPTLSSAMSNLTPAFTFILAVFFRMEKLALRSSSTQAKIMGTLVSISGALVVVLYKGPTILSTASTVLSPPSAVLGTSEKNWVVGGLLLAVQYLLSSTWYILQTHVMKTYPAEIVLVFLFNLCGTIISAPVCLIAETNLSAWRLRPGIALVAIICSGCLGSSFSSLVHTWGLHLKGPVFISIFKPLSIAIAAAFSVIFLGDALSLGSVVGAIILSMGFYAVIWGKAKEDETSEDCRFESSRALPIALGKTPLLESHKVENM, encoded by the exons ATGTCTTCATCGTCTACTCTAAT AACAGGGCTTCCTTCATTCAACCTCTCTCTGCTCTCCAAAATTTTCCTCCTCGGACTGATTGG GTTTTTGGCTGATATTTGTGGATATAAAGGTCTAAATTACAGCTCACCAACTCTATCTTCAGCCATGAGCAACCTCACTCCAGCATTTACCTTCATCCTTGCCGTCTTCTTCAG gaTGGAAAAGCTAGCCTTGAGAAGCTCTAGCactcaagccaaaatcatgGGCACTTTGGTATCAATATCAGGTGCACTCGTAGTGGTTCTTTACAAGGGCCCTACAATTTTATCCACTGCATCTACAGTTTTATCCCCTCCATCTGCAGTTTTAGGCACGTCAGAAAAAAATTGGGTTGTTGGAGGGCTACTACTTGCTGTTCAGTACCTCCTGTCCTCAACCTGGTATATCCTTCAG ACCCATGTCATGAAGACGTACCCGGCAGAGATAGTTTTGGTCTTCTTATTCAACTTGTGTGGGACAATTATATCGGCTCCAGTATGTTTAATTGCAGAAACAAACTTGAGTGCCTGGAGACTAAGGCCTGGCATAGCATTGGTCGCCATTATATGCTCG GGATGCCTTGGCTCATCTTTCAGCTCCCTTGTGCACACATGGGGCCTGCACTTGAAAGGGCCTGTGTTTATATCAATCTTCAAGCCATTGTCAATTGCCATTGCTGCTGCTTTCAGTGTCATATTCCTTGGTGATGCCCTCTCTCTTGggag TGTTGTTGGAGCTATAATACTTTCCATGGGCTTTTATGCTGTGATATGGGGTAAAGCAAAGGAAGACGAAACGAGTGAAGACTGCCGCTTTGAAAGCTCGAGAGCCTTACCCATTGCTCTTGGAAAAACCCCTTTGTTGGAAAGCCACAAAGTTGAAAAtatgtaa
- the LOC18784409 gene encoding uncharacterized protein LOC18784409, which translates to MDMVGGCMWWGVLPFAAMVMVEFADVGISTISKAAMSRGMSTYVFVVYSNALATLLLLPCFIFQKKPVSLTLSLLSGFFLLGLIGSSSLILAYNGINYSSPTVASAMGNLIPIYTFVLAIIFRMEKLDLRRSSSQAKLLGTIVSVSGAFVVILYKGSAILLFKALSPSNFPPHQNLIITQHSKWIFGGLFLALSCLLAAIWNIVQASIVNNCPSKVTIVFFYTFFVTIQCTIFSLIVERNPNSWTLRPNIEMIAIVCSAVFGSVFRIGVHTWCLHQKGPIFVAMFRPLGVAIAAVMVVIFLGEALHLGSVIGSVIVAIGFYAMMWGQIKEKSIVMENEVHSLASSTQQTPLLQCRTSENIEMVLEFRACLSAVPFAAMVMVECAEVGVSTISKVAMSRGMSHFVFIVYYNALGTLMLLPYFIFQRNKRAPLSFKLICRFFLLGLIGSSGKILFFAGVKSSSPTLAAAMANLTPIFTFLLAIIFRMEKLDLRKPTSHAKSLGTIVSVLGALIVTLYKGPALLKPSSSPSCLTHHQPRLSQQHHQPLLSQRSNWIFGGLLLAIQCLVSSTWNIAQAAAVKDYPEEMTIVFFYTLFLTCQCSVISLIVERNPDAWKLKPGIEMIAIVYAAFFVSVFRIGVHVWCLHKKGPVYVAMFKPLGIAIAVAMVVLFLGDALYLGSVIGSFVIALGFYTVICAQIKEKRMALDNGAQILEPSTQTTPLLQSSSINQVCRG; encoded by the exons ATGGATATGGTGGGTGGTTGTATGTggtggggtgttttacctTTTGCAGCCATGGTAATGGTGGAGTTCGCAGATGTGGGCATATCAACTATAAGCAAAGCAGCAATGTCCAGAGGAATGAgcacttatgtttttgttgtgtACTCTAATGCCCTTGccaccctcctcctccttccttGTTTCATTTTCCA AAAGAAGCCGGTTTCTCTTACTCTGTCACTCCTTTCTGGGTTCTTCCTCCTTGGCCTAATTGG GAGTTCGAGTCTGATATTGGCATATAATGGCATCAACTACAGCTCCCCAACAGTTGCATCAGCAATGGGAAATCTTATACCGATTTACACATTTGTGCTGGCAATCATTTTCAG GATGGAAAAACTAGACTTAAGGAGATCAAGCAGTCAAGCAAAATTGTTGGGAACTATAGTATCAGTATCTGGGGCATTTGTAGTAATTCTTTACAAGGGCTCAGCAATCTTATTGTTCAAGGCTTTATCACCATCCAACTTCCCTCCCCACCAGAACTTGATCATCACACAACACTCAAAGTGGATCTTTGGAGGTCTTTTCCTTGCATTGTCTTGCCTTTTGGCTGCAATATGGAACATTGTTCAG GCATCCATTGTTAACAACTGTCCATCAAAGGTGACCATAGTATTCTTCTATACCTTCTTTGTGACAATCCAATGCACAATATTTTCACTGATTGTGGAAAGAAATCCAAATTCCTGGACATTAAGGCCCAACATCGAGATGATCGCCATTGTCTGCTCG GCTGTATTTGGGAGTGTCTTTCGGATTGGTGTTCATACTTGGTGCTTGCACCAAAAAGGGCCTATCTTTGTAGCCATGTTCAGGCCCTTGGGAGTTGCCATTGCAGCCGTCATGGTGGTCATCTTCCTAGGCGAAGCACTTCACCTTGGCAG TGTGATTGGATCTGTCATTGTTGCAATTGGATTCTATGCTATGATGTGGGGacaaatcaaagaaaagaGCATTGTGATGGAGAATGAAGTCCACAGCTTGGCATCATCCACCCAACAGACCCCTCTTTTGCAATGCAGAACCTCAGAAAATATA GAGATGGTATTGGAATTTCGTGCATGTTTAAGCGCCGTACCGTTTGCTGCCATGGTAATGGTTGAGTGCGCAGAAGTTGGAGTATCAACCATAAGCAAAGTGGCCATGTCAAGAGGGATGAGCCACTTTGTCTTCATTGTCTACTACAATGCCCTTGGTACTCTCATGCTTCTCCCCTATTTCATCTTCCAAAG AAACAAAAGAGCTCCTTTGAGTTTCAAACTCATTTGCAGATTCTTCCTCCTTGGCCTAATAGG TAGTTCAggcaaaattttgttttttgctgGTGTCAAAAGCAGCTCACCTACTCTTGCAGCAGCAATGGCAAATCTTACCCCCATATTCACTTTCTTGCTTGCCATAATTTTCAG GATGGAAAAGCTAGATTTGAGAAAACCAACCAGTCATGCCAAATCCTTGGGCACCATTGTATCAGTGTTAGGGGCATTGATAGTGACCCTCTACAAGGGCCCTGCTCTTTTGAAGCCTTCTTCCTCACCTTCTTGCTTGACTCATCATCAGCCTCGCCTCTCACAGCAACATCATCAGCCTCTCCTCTCACAACGATCAAACTGGATCTTTGGAGGACTTCTACTTGCAATTCAATGCCTCGTATCTTCAACATGGAACATCGCGCAG GCAGCCGCTGTTAAGGATTACCCTGAGGAAATGACCATAGTCTTCTTCTACACCCTCTTTTTGACATGTCAATGCTCAGTTATCTCCTTAATTGTGGAAAGGAACCCAGATGCATGGAAATTGAAGCCTGGCATTGAGATGATTGCTATTGTGTACGCg GCATTCTTTGTGAGTGTCTTCCGCATCGGTGTTCATGTCTGGTGCTTGCACAAGAAGGGTCCTGTTTATGTAGCCATGTTTAAGCCCTTAGGAATCGCTATTGCAGTGGCCATGGTGGTTCTTTTCCTTGGCGATGCTCTTTATCTTGGCAG TGTGATTGGATCTTTTGTGATTGCGCTTGGATTTTATACCGTGATATGTGCacaaatcaaagaaaagaGGATGGCTCTTGACAATGGAGCTCAAATATTGGAACCATCCACCCAGACCACTCCTCTGTTGCAAAGTAGCAGTATCAATCAAGTATGTAGAGGCTAA
- the LOC18782266 gene encoding WAT1-related protein At5g40230 isoform X1, whose translation MAWRLIHQDALPVAAMLTVECTNVGLNVLFKAATSKGLSYYVFIVYSNIIATLVLLPLFFIFRRTGLPSFNLSLLSKIFLLGLIGFLADICGYKGLNYSSPTLSSAMSNLTPAFTFILAVFFRMEKLALRSSSTQAKIMGTLVSISGALVVVLYKGPTILSTASTVLSPPSAVLGTSEKNWVVGGLLLAVQYLLSSTWYILQTHVMKTYPAEIVLVFLFNLCGTIISAPVCLIAETNLSAWRLRPGIALVAIICSGCLGSSFSSLVHTWGLHLKGPVFISIFKPLSIAIAAAFSVIFLGDALSLGSVVGAIILSMGFYAVIWGKAKEDETSEDCRFESSRALPIALGKTPLLESHKVENM comes from the exons atggcatGGAGGTTAATTCACCAAGATGCTCTGCCAGTCGCAGCCATGCTGACAGTGGAATGCACCAACGTGGGCTTAAACGTCTTATTCAAGGCAGCCACCTCAAAAGGGCTAAGCTACTATGTCTTCATCGTCTACTCTAATATAATTGCCACTCTGGTTCTCCTCCCTCTGTTTTTCATCTTTCGCAG AACAGGGCTTCCTTCATTCAACCTCTCTCTGCTCTCCAAAATTTTCCTCCTCGGACTGATTGG GTTTTTGGCTGATATTTGTGGATATAAAGGTCTAAATTACAGCTCACCAACTCTATCTTCAGCCATGAGCAACCTCACTCCAGCATTTACCTTCATCCTTGCCGTCTTCTTCAG gaTGGAAAAGCTAGCCTTGAGAAGCTCTAGCactcaagccaaaatcatgGGCACTTTGGTATCAATATCAGGTGCACTCGTAGTGGTTCTTTACAAGGGCCCTACAATTTTATCCACTGCATCTACAGTTTTATCCCCTCCATCTGCAGTTTTAGGCACGTCAGAAAAAAATTGGGTTGTTGGAGGGCTACTACTTGCTGTTCAGTACCTCCTGTCCTCAACCTGGTATATCCTTCAG ACCCATGTCATGAAGACGTACCCGGCAGAGATAGTTTTGGTCTTCTTATTCAACTTGTGTGGGACAATTATATCGGCTCCAGTATGTTTAATTGCAGAAACAAACTTGAGTGCCTGGAGACTAAGGCCTGGCATAGCATTGGTCGCCATTATATGCTCG GGATGCCTTGGCTCATCTTTCAGCTCCCTTGTGCACACATGGGGCCTGCACTTGAAAGGGCCTGTGTTTATATCAATCTTCAAGCCATTGTCAATTGCCATTGCTGCTGCTTTCAGTGTCATATTCCTTGGTGATGCCCTCTCTCTTGggag TGTTGTTGGAGCTATAATACTTTCCATGGGCTTTTATGCTGTGATATGGGGTAAAGCAAAGGAAGACGAAACGAGTGAAGACTGCCGCTTTGAAAGCTCGAGAGCCTTACCCATTGCTCTTGGAAAAACCCCTTTGTTGGAAAGCCACAAAGTTGAAAAtatgtaa